A window of Peromyscus eremicus chromosome 7, PerEre_H2_v1, whole genome shotgun sequence contains these coding sequences:
- the Bcl2l10 gene encoding bcl-2-like protein 10 → MGDPLLERTRRLLTDYLTFCAREPGTPEPPPGSTEAALLRTVAAEVQENYQEFFSSFLGYQGNRLEVVTRMVDVVLSDDQHINWGRLVLVLTFAGTLLSQGPCKVTRQKKSGLRRNQSQVTRDCQLIVDFLCSRILGQHRSWLEDQDGWDGFCDFFKSPFPLRFGRLVIKTLLYCIIATAVLYAWKQFRF, encoded by the exons atgggtGATCCGCTGCTGGAACGCACCAGAAGGCTGCTGACTGACTACTTGACGTTCTGTGCGCGGGAGCCGGGCACCCCCGAGCCACCGCCCGGGTCGACCGAGGCGGCCTTGCTGCGCACTGTGGCAGCTGAAGTCCAAGAGAACTACCaggaattcttctcctccttcctcggCTACCAGGGCAACCGCCTGGAGGTGGTGACACGGATGGTGGATGTGGTGCTCTCCGATGACCAGCACATCAACTGGGGCCGCCTGGTGTTGGTCTTGACCTTCGCGGGGACGCTTCTGAGTCAAGGCCCTTGCAAAGTTACCAGGCAGAAGAAGAGTGGTCTGAGGAGGAATCAATCCCAAGTGACCCGAGACTGCCAGCTCATAGTGGACTTTCTGTGCAGTCGGATCCTGGGACAGCATCGTTCCTGGCTGGAGGATCAGGATGGCTGG GATGGCTTTTGTGACTTCTTCAAGAGTCCCTTTCCACTCCGTTTTGGGAGACTGGTGATCAAGACTCTTCTGTACTGTATCATTGCAACGGCCGTCCTGTATGCCTGGAAACAATTTCggttttaa